One Roseibium sp. HPY-6 genomic region harbors:
- a CDS encoding AraC family transcriptional regulator, which produces MAEPQTPPLEVEARVAAARKSLSFSSNNLSCAIVDVFSPGFEEFSYSTKRARFCSILSGKTKLTEVFHSGKQIYKGSDCRGLTTIVPEFMERRSILEDTEIQYLRFDIEKQYFSFLASSIFGEHSNFEIPPADNLADARFFNISTESQRALIEQAEPMAFEVLALALTHSILTAKGLRSKTKKVWGLDTRALMRVLDYIDANVSETIRLETLASVAGLGPAPFIRALRTTIGKTPIQLLTEVRISKAKELIAASHTNLSEIALSIGYTSHSQFSAAFRKQTGFTPTEFRASVSENRSIF; this is translated from the coding sequence TTGGCAGAGCCTCAAACACCTCCTCTGGAGGTTGAAGCTAGAGTCGCCGCTGCACGTAAGTCACTGTCATTTTCATCGAACAACTTAAGTTGCGCAATCGTAGACGTATTCAGCCCTGGCTTTGAAGAGTTTTCCTACTCAACGAAGCGCGCACGCTTTTGCTCGATATTAAGCGGCAAAACAAAACTTACCGAAGTGTTTCACTCAGGAAAGCAAATCTATAAAGGAAGTGATTGCCGAGGATTAACGACAATCGTACCAGAATTTATGGAACGTAGGTCAATACTCGAAGATACGGAGATTCAATACCTAAGATTTGATATCGAAAAGCAATACTTTTCATTTTTAGCCAGTTCGATTTTTGGTGAACACTCTAACTTCGAGATTCCACCAGCAGACAATCTTGCGGATGCTCGCTTCTTTAACATCAGTACTGAGTCGCAACGAGCCCTTATTGAACAGGCGGAACCCATGGCGTTTGAAGTTTTGGCTCTAGCATTGACACACTCGATTCTAACTGCCAAAGGCCTCAGATCAAAAACGAAAAAGGTATGGGGGCTTGATACGCGAGCATTGATGAGGGTGCTGGACTACATCGACGCGAATGTATCAGAAACAATACGCCTTGAGACACTCGCCTCAGTGGCCGGACTCGGACCAGCGCCCTTCATTCGGGCATTACGTACTACGATCGGCAAAACGCCAATACAGCTTTTGACCGAAGTTCGCATCTCTAAAGCAAAAGAGCTTATCGCAGCCAGCCACACCAACCTTTCCGAGATTGCCCTTTCAATTGGATACACTAGCCATAGCCAGTTCAGTGCAGCATTTCGGAAGCAAACTGGCTTTACTCCAACCGAATTCCGCGCATCGGTGAGTGAAAATAGGTCAATATTCTGA
- a CDS encoding AraC family transcriptional regulator, giving the protein MRSKAELGPDTSFQTLAEFYKQSEYAVYPQQHRSGGSYSANLMQVEQEAVDMVDAPVPEYGFALLMSNVSTLEVDIGDGLLRYRDVQRGSLNVVPPRTEVRFVVPSSHTIRVLSIPAKTLDPILLEARLPSDAFSNHYFTGKEFTPQPSIDALMNQLWRVSLGSSPSDDLYFDGLVLQFVAELTQSRTLSPLGEERPEDIRIARAIEYIEAHLGRSLTVAEVASVACLSPAHFSRSFKAHTGEPVWTFVQRRRSERAMEMIQHSSHTIADIAYQCGFSNQGHMTTCLKRRFGITPSALRAELRASSRQRTRRRK; this is encoded by the coding sequence ATGAGATCTAAAGCTGAGCTAGGTCCAGACACGAGTTTTCAGACGCTCGCAGAGTTCTATAAACAATCGGAATACGCTGTTTACCCACAACAGCATCGTAGCGGTGGCTCCTATTCTGCAAACCTCATGCAAGTTGAACAAGAAGCAGTCGACATGGTCGACGCCCCGGTCCCTGAATACGGATTCGCCTTACTCATGTCTAATGTCTCCACGTTGGAAGTCGATATCGGCGACGGTCTTTTGAGATATCGGGACGTACAGCGCGGAAGCCTAAATGTGGTGCCTCCAAGAACCGAGGTGCGTTTCGTTGTACCAAGTTCTCATACTATCCGCGTGCTTTCGATCCCTGCGAAAACTCTTGACCCAATTTTGCTCGAGGCAAGGTTACCTTCCGATGCATTTTCTAACCACTATTTTACAGGAAAGGAATTTACCCCCCAGCCTTCCATCGATGCGTTGATGAACCAGCTGTGGCGCGTCTCTCTAGGCTCTTCGCCATCTGACGATCTGTATTTTGACGGATTGGTACTTCAGTTCGTTGCTGAACTAACTCAGTCTCGCACCCTTTCCCCCCTTGGTGAAGAACGACCTGAAGACATCCGTATCGCACGCGCAATTGAGTACATTGAGGCGCACCTGGGTAGGTCGCTTACAGTTGCCGAAGTTGCCTCTGTTGCCTGTCTTTCGCCTGCACATTTCTCCCGATCGTTCAAAGCGCACACTGGCGAACCAGTTTGGACATTTGTGCAACGGCGCCGCAGTGAGCGCGCAATGGAAATGATACAGCACTCCAGTCACACTATCGCTGACATTGCGTATCAATGTGGCTTTTCAAATCAGGGCCATATGACAACGTGTTTAAAACGCCGTTTTGGAATCACCCCAAGTGCATTGCGAGCTGAACTCCGAGCATCATCACGTCAGAGAACGCGTCGCCGAAAGTAA
- a CDS encoding FAD-dependent oxidoreductase, which produces MESFAASLREMTRTPLHDSHVEALRKIGQNVQFSAGEMIAEVGDPMEDFLYILKGRVEVVDPFTREPYLPNSLGPTQFLGDIAFLNAGTYTLPLRAKEEAVLLSVPRQEMLSAMARNPEMSDIILSVFAARRRRQIEEGDSSLKLIGADIDRNVRRVAEFAARNKIAFQMIDLGTDDANDIAENCDLHRNEPAVVFGANRVVEEPTPAKVARLLGLQQDFECHETVDVLIVGGGPAGVASAVYAGAEGLSAVLVEDLAVGGQAGTSSRIENYMGFPTGISGSDLVWRGEVQAMKFGTRFMRPRRATRLKRQADGRFSVTLDNDKELCARAIVVATGVQYRRLPLNRLEHFEGVGIYYAATDMEARYCKGANVVVVGGGNSAGQAAMYLSRSARHVHVLVRGESLASSMSDYLLSRLDADQSITIHYKSQIKALIGHDVLQSVVIDQNGLDWNLECAAAFIMVGAAPNTDWLSSICNLDSRGFVLTGSVAGREQSFATSCPGLFAVGDVRAGSVKRVASAVGEGSVVISQIWKYLNG; this is translated from the coding sequence ATGGAAAGTTTTGCAGCTAGTTTGCGCGAAATGACACGAACTCCGCTTCACGACAGTCATGTGGAAGCTCTGCGTAAAATCGGCCAAAATGTTCAGTTCAGTGCCGGAGAAATGATCGCCGAAGTCGGGGATCCTATGGAAGATTTCTTGTACATCTTGAAAGGTCGCGTTGAAGTTGTCGATCCATTCACAAGAGAACCTTATTTACCGAACTCTCTCGGACCAACACAGTTTCTAGGTGATATCGCCTTTTTAAATGCGGGTACCTATACGCTTCCATTGCGCGCGAAAGAGGAGGCTGTTTTGCTCTCGGTCCCTCGACAGGAAATGCTCAGCGCTATGGCGCGCAATCCTGAAATGTCTGACATTATCCTTTCAGTTTTTGCCGCGCGAAGGCGTCGCCAAATTGAAGAGGGTGATTCCTCTTTGAAGCTCATAGGTGCTGACATTGATCGCAATGTGCGTCGTGTTGCTGAGTTCGCTGCACGGAACAAAATAGCTTTTCAGATGATTGATCTCGGTACGGACGATGCCAATGACATCGCCGAAAACTGCGATCTTCATAGAAATGAGCCGGCAGTTGTTTTTGGCGCTAATCGTGTGGTCGAAGAGCCAACACCAGCAAAAGTTGCTCGGCTTCTTGGGCTTCAACAGGATTTTGAGTGCCACGAAACGGTCGACGTTCTGATTGTTGGAGGAGGGCCCGCTGGTGTTGCTTCCGCCGTGTATGCTGGCGCAGAAGGTCTGTCGGCCGTACTTGTCGAAGACTTGGCGGTAGGTGGCCAAGCGGGCACTTCAAGCCGTATCGAAAACTATATGGGTTTTCCTACTGGAATTTCTGGTTCCGATCTTGTTTGGCGCGGTGAAGTTCAAGCAATGAAATTCGGTACGCGCTTTATGCGCCCTCGACGTGCAACTAGGTTGAAAAGGCAAGCCGATGGCCGGTTTTCTGTAACGTTAGACAACGACAAAGAGCTCTGTGCTCGCGCTATAGTAGTCGCAACAGGTGTACAATATAGGCGGCTACCTCTCAATCGGTTGGAGCATTTTGAAGGGGTAGGGATCTATTACGCAGCGACTGACATGGAGGCAAGATATTGCAAAGGCGCGAATGTAGTTGTTGTAGGCGGCGGTAACTCTGCGGGGCAAGCCGCGATGTATCTTTCTAGAAGTGCGCGGCATGTTCATGTATTGGTTCGAGGCGAAAGCCTTGCCAGTTCGATGTCCGATTACCTTTTGTCGCGCCTCGATGCTGACCAATCCATAACAATCCACTACAAGTCACAGATAAAGGCCTTGATTGGGCATGACGTCTTACAGAGCGTTGTGATTGATCAGAATGGTCTTGACTGGAACCTGGAATGCGCCGCAGCGTTCATAATGGTTGGTGCTGCGCCTAACACAGACTGGCTAAGTTCTATTTGCAATCTGGATTCACGCGGGTTTGTACTTACCGGTTCTGTAGCTGGAAGGGAACAGTCTTTTGCTACATCTTGCCCGGGTCTATTCGCAGTTGGTGATGTGCGAGCCGGTTCGGTTAAACGTGTTGCTTCAGCTGTAGGCGAGGGGTCCGTCGTGATTTCTCAAATATGGAAATACTTAAATGGATAG
- a CDS encoding carbohydrate porin, which yields MLFNKILIYFNIIINNTGSYSIASSKLVSFEINKYIIFFTLGALYLPLFSISTACKAAEDSVDIESLLIERKSQSNANGILGSIFQTSTDPRERIENAFGVTVEASYTIYSNWDPDLDEFVANGLFGFASGWEVINRGSNNSGSFFAYIENRHDLSTTTGLQFERQQGSIWPINAISSQPFTRLRQLFYRQELFNNQLILGVGKLSTRALWSRSRFTSNKATTFQSAPLALARSTPWPSDSVGFYARWQKYESLFNLSAGVFDAEPEPYGLDFDVEGPYFFFGLSLFSSPWTPASGTEFPNHLLQITTYHRPETRSSKDVWGFVATYDWQLTPRVGVGSRYGLRTKDFGGISQLAAIGLIVDRPFGREGDAFGAGVSWAEQGMDELTQLGGEIFYRSRVLPGIQITPNIQFFERSAQAHHRQSIGCVLGIRTHVVF from the coding sequence ATGCTCTTCAATAAAATTTTAATATATTTCAATATTATAATAAATAATACAGGCTCTTATTCGATTGCATCTTCTAAGTTAGTCTCTTTTGAAATAAATAAATACATAATTTTTTTCACGCTTGGCGCGTTATACTTGCCACTTTTTTCGATCTCCACTGCTTGCAAGGCAGCAGAAGATAGCGTTGATATCGAGTCTCTTCTGATTGAGCGCAAATCACAGAGCAACGCAAACGGTATTCTCGGTTCAATATTCCAAACGTCAACGGATCCAAGAGAAAGGATTGAAAACGCGTTTGGAGTCACAGTGGAAGCTAGCTATACGATTTACAGCAATTGGGATCCTGATCTCGATGAGTTTGTCGCAAATGGCCTATTCGGATTTGCCTCTGGTTGGGAAGTGATTAACCGTGGATCTAACAATTCGGGTTCGTTTTTTGCATACATAGAAAATCGCCACGATCTTTCCACGACAACGGGTTTGCAATTTGAGAGGCAGCAGGGGTCAATTTGGCCCATAAATGCTATATCGAGTCAGCCATTCACAAGGCTCCGACAACTCTTTTACAGACAAGAATTGTTCAACAATCAACTTATTCTTGGCGTCGGCAAACTGAGCACACGCGCGTTGTGGTCGCGCAGCAGATTTACTTCGAACAAAGCAACGACGTTTCAGTCTGCCCCTTTGGCTCTTGCGCGCTCAACACCATGGCCGTCCGACAGTGTAGGTTTTTACGCAAGATGGCAAAAATACGAGAGTTTATTCAACTTATCTGCTGGTGTCTTCGATGCTGAGCCAGAACCCTACGGGTTGGACTTCGATGTTGAGGGCCCCTACTTTTTCTTCGGACTTAGTCTCTTCTCGTCGCCGTGGACACCCGCAAGCGGAACCGAGTTTCCAAATCACCTATTGCAGATCACCACCTACCATCGGCCTGAAACAAGGAGCAGCAAAGATGTTTGGGGATTTGTCGCCACCTACGATTGGCAACTGACACCTCGAGTTGGTGTCGGCAGTCGCTACGGGCTCAGAACGAAAGACTTTGGCGGTATCTCACAGTTGGCCGCAATCGGACTGATAGTTGATCGTCCTTTCGGTCGTGAAGGAGACGCCTTTGGGGCCGGCGTGAGTTGGGCTGAGCAAGGTATGGACGAATTGACCCAGCTCGGTGGTGAAATATTCTATCGATCAAGGGTCCTCCCTGGCATTCAAATAACACCAAATATTCAATTTTTTGAAAGATCAGCGCAGGCGCACCATCGCCAAAGTATAGGCTGCGTTCTAGGAATCAGGACCCATGTCGTCTTTTAG
- a CDS encoding GntR family transcriptional regulator, giving the protein MQKNKPAFEVNVSLADQAYAVLRDAILKNQLAPGYFASEREVSERFDLSRTPVREALLRLRDEGLVEVQPRRGVRVLPLSVKDVREIHQVARALELEAALLLCERDTDEAIVSLYQHTADMRSAIDAGDRDAWVVADTRFHLSIVASSGNDRLIQQYNSLRVLTDRARLFVLHIRDLPVKSTEEHIAMLNAIKVRQKEEVATLYRAHWERTTNEMIEIIENLNRARSGGLASNEILVP; this is encoded by the coding sequence GTGCAAAAAAACAAACCAGCATTTGAGGTGAACGTATCGTTGGCGGACCAGGCCTACGCTGTGTTGCGAGATGCAATCCTGAAAAACCAGCTCGCTCCGGGGTACTTCGCTTCGGAGCGGGAAGTTAGCGAACGATTTGATCTCAGCCGCACTCCGGTTCGTGAAGCGCTCTTGCGTTTGCGCGACGAGGGGCTTGTCGAAGTTCAGCCACGAAGGGGGGTGCGAGTTCTACCCCTTAGCGTGAAGGACGTGCGAGAGATCCATCAGGTAGCGCGAGCGCTCGAACTTGAGGCAGCGCTTTTGCTTTGTGAACGAGACACGGATGAGGCCATTGTATCGTTGTATCAGCACACCGCAGATATGAGATCAGCGATAGATGCGGGCGACCGTGATGCATGGGTCGTTGCAGATACCCGCTTCCATCTGAGCATTGTGGCCAGCTCGGGAAATGATCGTCTTATCCAGCAGTACAACAGTCTGCGTGTCCTTACCGACCGTGCTCGCCTTTTCGTGCTGCATATCAGGGATCTGCCTGTCAAATCGACTGAAGAGCATATCGCCATGCTGAATGCAATTAAGGTCAGGCAAAAAGAGGAAGTGGCAACACTTTATCGAGCGCACTGGGAAAGAACAACGAATGAAATGATTGAAATCATTGAAAATTTAAACCGCGCTCGTTCTGGCGGTTTGGCGTCAAATGAGATTTTGGTGCCTTAG